ACGCCAGAAACCCCCAACAAAACAACAAACAGCTCTTTTTCTTCGCGGCTTATAAAGCCAAAAAGTTCAATGGCATCCTCGCGCACCTTGGTGTAGATGAAGACAAAAACCTCCCCGCCTATCTCCGGCAAGTGCCGCAGTCCCGATTGGCAAAAAGCAACATCGTAACCAACGCCACCGCAATCGACAATAATTCGCTCTGGAGTTTTATGTAACAGTGAACCAGTCAGACAGGCGATCATTTAGTACCTTATCAGTAATTTTCGTGTTTTTTATGGCAAGACTTCAAATAACCAGTTTTAAATTAGCAATTTAGAACCTACTTTTAAGGTACTTATCCAGGCCCGCAGTTTATTATAGTTTATCTGGGCTAAGGATACCTCCCAGATGATTGGCCATGCAGATGGCTACAGCCAGTGCGTCCGACGCATCTTCACTAGGAGAAGAGGTTAAGCCAAGGAGAACTCTTACCATATGTTGAACCTGTGCCTTGCTTGCCTGGCCATATCCGGCAACAGCCTGCTTGACCTGTTTGGCTGTGAACTCATCAACCAGCAGCTGGTTCGTCACCAGGGCCATTATTACCGCTCCGCGTGCCTGACCAAGCTTCAACGCCGACTGGGGGTTTTTGGCAAAAAAGATATCCTCAACAGCAGCACATTCAGGCTTATATTCACTAACCACCAAATGAATACCATCAAAGAGTTCTTTGAGGCGTTGGGGAAACTTATGTGATGCCGTCGACTTCACAACACCACAACAAACAAACTGAAATTCAGAGCCGGTAACATCAATAATTCCATAACCGGTTATCCTGGATCCAGGGTCAATGCCGATAATACGAAAAGAGTTCCCAGATGTTCTTGCCATTATTGACGGTGTTATAATTGTTCCATAATTTCATCTGGAATGTCGAAATTTGAATACACATTTTGCACATCTTCGTTTTCTTCAAGGGTTTCCATCATGGTCAAAATGCGCTTAGCGGTTTTCTCGTCGGTAATATCAACAGTATTCTGCGGAATCATCGAAACTGAGGCGTCAAGAAAGGCCACGCCATTTCCCGCAAGTGACTCGCGTACCGCATCAAAATATTCCGGGGCAGTTATTACCTGGAATTCACTCTCTTCTTCCACAACATCCTCGGCACCAGCATCGAGGGCCAGATCCATCAACTTGTCTTCTGAAATTGTTTCTTTATCGACCAGAATAAGCCCCTTTTTATCAAACATAAAAGCAACACAACCAGACTCCCCGAGGTTCCCACCGTTTTTGCTAAAACAGTGTCTCACCTCGGATACGGTGCGGTTTCGATTGTCGGTCATACATTCTACCAGGACAGCAACGCCGCTGGGGCCATACCCTTCATAGACGATCTCATCGTAAATAGCCCCCTCCAGCTCGCCAGTTCCCTTCTTAATGGCACGCTCAATATTATCCTTGGGCATATTCTCTGTTTTTGCACCGGCTATTGCCGTACGAAGCCGTGGATTGCCATCAGGATCACCTCCGCCGGAACGCGCAGCTACGGTTATCTCTTTAATTAACCGGGTAAAAATTTTCCCACGTTTTGCATCAATTGCACCCTTCTTTCTTTTAATAGTGCTCCATTTTGAATGTCCAGACACTGTACCCCCCTAAAATCTATTCCTATTAAACTTTAGCCAACAAGCTGATCCGTAATTTTCAGCTTTTGTATCCCATACCCAAAACAAATATCTCCCGGCTTTCCTTCCGTGAACTTTTGGGTTTAACAATTTTTGTTTTAGCAAAATATTTCCGCACCATATCATAAAACTCTTTAAAATCCTCGCCCTCAAACACCTTGCAATAAAAAGTTCCGCCCTCTGCCAGCATCAACTTGGCCAAATCAAAGGCCCGCCGGGATAACTCAAGCGATTTTTGCTGATCTGCCCACTTATTTCCCGTTGTACTTGGGGCCATGTCACTCAATACCGACTGATATTTAGTCGCGTACTTGTAAATTTCTGCCACAGTTTCATCTTCCAGGATATCTCCGACAATAAATTCAATGGCTGCTCGTCCCGATTGCTGCATGCGCTTAGCTTCCTGCAGATCGACCCCAACAACCTTGCCCTGCGGGCCAAGCACCTTTGAGGCATATATTGACCAACTGCCAGGAAAGGCCCCAATATCTAAAACCCTATCGCC
This window of the Desulfobulbaceae bacterium genome carries:
- a CDS encoding RlmE family RNA methyltransferase; amino-acid sequence: MKQVQDYYFKKAQKEGYPARSVYKLEEAQLKFRFLKRGDRVLDIGAFPGSWSIYASKVLGPQGKVVGVDLQEAKRMQQSGRAAIEFIVGDILEDETVAEIYKYATKYQSVLSDMAPSTTGNKWADQQKSLELSRRAFDLAKLMLAEGGTFYCKVFEGEDFKEFYDMVRKYFAKTKIVKPKSSRKESREIFVLGMGYKS
- a CDS encoding YebC/PmpR family DNA-binding transcriptional regulator, encoding MSGHSKWSTIKRKKGAIDAKRGKIFTRLIKEITVAARSGGGDPDGNPRLRTAIAGAKTENMPKDNIERAIKKGTGELEGAIYDEIVYEGYGPSGVAVLVECMTDNRNRTVSEVRHCFSKNGGNLGESGCVAFMFDKKGLILVDKETISEDKLMDLALDAGAEDVVEEESEFQVITAPEYFDAVRESLAGNGVAFLDASVSMIPQNTVDITDEKTAKRILTMMETLEENEDVQNVYSNFDIPDEIMEQL
- the ruvC gene encoding crossover junction endodeoxyribonuclease RuvC gives rise to the protein MARTSGNSFRIIGIDPGSRITGYGIIDVTGSEFQFVCCGVVKSTASHKFPQRLKELFDGIHLVVSEYKPECAAVEDIFFAKNPQSALKLGQARGAVIMALVTNQLLVDEFTAKQVKQAVAGYGQASKAQVQHMVRVLLGLTSSPSEDASDALAVAICMANHLGGILSPDKL